A region from the Anoplolepis gracilipes chromosome 2, ASM4749672v1, whole genome shotgun sequence genome encodes:
- the Wdr92 gene encoding dynein axonemal assembly factor 10, translating to MDKLTKPQIICHIEKSVNYSLFDVKWIPCSAKFVVMGSRPRGTGIIQIYELSSGELKLVKDIERSNQMKCGTFKASNLRDRHLATGDFKGKLNIYNLEDPSIPVYTANAHTQIINAVDGVAGASVGCGAPELVTGSRDGSVKVWDPRQKNRPVAIMEPKEGESRRDCWSVAFGNSYNSEERVVAAGYDNGDVKMFDLRAMTVKWESNLKNGVCGLEFDRRDISMNKLVATTLESKFYLFDLKTQHPKKGFAYLVEKAHKSTIWLVKHLPQNRELFATCGGGGTICLWKYNYPEKRKTTDADGIEQGVVGNVSLLQNSTLSSQPISSLDWSPDKQGLGVCTSFDQCLRVIITTKLNTY from the exons ATGGACAAGCTGACAAAGCCACAAATAATCTGTCACATTGAGAAATCGGTGAATTATTCGCTGTTTGATGTCAAATGGATACCATGCAGCGCCAAGTTTGTGGTTATGGGTTCTCGACCTCGTGGCACCGGCATTATACAAATCTACGAATTGTCCAGCGGCGAGTTGAAGCTCGTGAAAGATATAGAGAGGTCTAATCAGATGAAATGTGGAACATTCAAGGCTTCCAATCTTCGGGATAGACATTTAGCTACCGGTGATTTTAAG GGTAAACTAAATATCTACAATTTAGAGGATCCTTCGATACCAGTTTACACAGCTAATGCTCACACACAGATTATAAATGCCGTTGATGGAGTGGCAGGTGCCAGCGTAGGATGCGGTGCACCCGAATTGGTAACTGGATCCAGAGATGGAAGTGTTAAAGTATGGGATCCCAGACAGAAGAACCGACCGGTTGCTATTATGGAGCCTAAGGAAGGAGAAAGTCGACGAGACTGCTGGTCGGTCGCGTTTGGCAATTCTTACAATTCTGAGGAGAGAGTAGTGGCTGCGGGATATGACAATGGTGATGTTAAAATGTTTGATCTGAGAGCAATGACGGTGAAGTGGGAAAGTAATCTGAAAAATGGAGTTTGCGGTCTCGAGTTTGACAGAAGAGACATCTCCATGAATAAGCTGGTTGCCACTACGCtagaatcaaaattttatctttttgacTTGAAAACTCAGCATCCCAAGAAGGGCTTTGCATATCTTGTTGAAAag GCTCATAAATCGACGATATGGCTGGTTAAGCATTTACCACAAAATCGTGAATTATTCGCAACTTGTGGTGGTGGAGGGACAATCTGTCTTTGGAAATA taattatccagagaaaagaaaaactacGGATGCGGACGGGATCGAACAGGGTGTCGTCGGCAACGTGAGTTTGCTGCAAAATAGTACGCTCTCATCGCAACCCATTAGTTCCTTGGATTGGAGCCCGGACAAACAAGGACTCGGCGTTTGCACGTCGTTTGATCAATGCTTACGTGTTATCATCACTACGAAACTGAACACATATTGA